Proteins encoded together in one Larus michahellis chromosome 4, bLarMic1.1, whole genome shotgun sequence window:
- the PIEZO1 gene encoding piezo-type mechanosensitive ion channel component 1 isoform X1, producing the protein MERRALCAGLYWLLLPLALLAACLFRFNVLSLVYLLFLLLLPWFPGPTPRSAGGHTVRLLKALLGTSILFLLAHFVFQICLYTLPILDQLLGPSCSTWEVLARHIGVTRLDLSDIPNSVRLVAPDVGILLVSSLCLCLCRHLVPKAGAVARSRRPESLEPPERGEEQDVERHGDAADGDTPLSTRLRVTAHWLLWLAGKGLAILLLALAGITLPSASSSVYYLLFVGLCTWWACHLPASRLAFDTLCVLIGVYAGSHLLCLYAYQTPFVQGVFPPPTIWARVFGFKDIILYRNCSWPNALVLNTDHPWPVYANPGILLLLYYTVATLVKLRRLDARRTAAPAQPPARSPERELVELESWPKDTDGVAEDTKPMLSPSTGKPGAGAENCTIHVMGNSPQPGKSMPTTASPFLWPARGPGGGSRSPSPRPGRRRPADRLPLHALGHVIMKQSYVCALIAMMVWSITYQSWLTFVLLLWACLIWTVRSRHHFAMLCSPFLLLYGIALCSLQYVWGMDLAPELPTRVGFMSLKQLGLEHPTYPCLDLGAKLLFTLTFWLLLREFVKEKLLTRRSPATPLLEVTVSDAEPSRQRDILKALGVLVRDFYAKYWICVCAGMFIVVSFAGRLVVYKIVYMLLFLLCLTLFQVYYSLWRKVLKGFWWLVVAYTMLVLIAVYTFQFEDFPMYWRNLTGLTYEQLGDLGLEQFSVSELFSSTLIPGFFLLACILQLHYFHRPFMHITDLDHIPAATPSPCHIPRPEELHGSRLLRDVAAADSAETGDSDTASQVPTKWGLVLERLIVLGWTFSDTLTRGQVFVRRLLELHILKLVALYTVWVALQEVSLMNFLLVLLWTFAMPYCRFRHMASCLSTVWTCIIIVCKMLYQLKIVDPSEYSSNCTQPQLNGTNLSPEEMGNSTLYRGPVDPANWFGIRKGYPNLGYIQNHLLVLLLLVFEAVVYRRQEYYRKQHQLVAPVTETIFEDISREHLDHGLGSCAKYFLNYFYYKFGLEICFLMTVNVIGQRMNLMVILHGCWLVVILTRRRRAAIARLWPKYCLFLVIFFLCQYLLCVGMPPALCVDYPWRWSRDIPFNSALIKWLYLPDFFVPPKSTNLINDFVLLLCVAQQWRVFEAERTEEWLRAAGENADRLDLARDPHNPTPNFIHCRSYLDMAKVVVFRYLFWFVLVVVFITGATRISLFGLGYLLACFYLLLFGTAMLRKPARARLVLWDCLILYNITVIISKNMLSLLSCVFVQQMQSNFCWVIQLFSLVCTVKGYYDPKEMGKDQDCSLPVEEAGIIWDSICFFFLLLQRRVFLSYYYLHVMLDLQASALQASRGVALFKASTLKSMRSHRLAEKKSLAQLKRQMERIRAKQEKYHQERLPRSTAEGEDEASPAPGSPVDPSRQRERWWRPWLDHAAVLHSGEYFLFESDSEEEEEAMLEEPRPGRQSAFQLAYQAWVTNTRTALQQQEQMEAPGAEVAAGDSGRREELEAHEEAEGQEEEEEEGSERSNVVQRALNTLRFLWVLCRAMVDGLTQWLDACTREHADMSNVLRLERYVLTRRLATGEDVHRGVLDELYLLPPEEPPEESSPQGSGGADPQNGVASSGHQGDTPAPEGYPLPRGSQEPVISGSREEVAGSQELLALPQNRSRTASELLLSRRLYFPELEESEKFYQSHNRFLKLLLAGYRCVAAHSELLCYFIIILNNMVTASVISLFLPILVFLWAMLSIPRPSKRFWMTAIIFTEVMVVVKYLFQFGFFPWNGYAMLVRNEGKPFFPPRILGLEKTDRYIKYDLIQLLALFFHRSLLLAYGLWDHEEDPFPKKKAEVERVEDEEEEERRAEAVSPPLPVGEEGTEALAEPEPPGSAVGLEPEGDAVGQEEGTKATQLRFRRKRWRGKKKLETAPEEEHGEEEKEEKEKEEKEEEEKEEEEEEEAKQSHAQKKLKAFGLRVKLFFLTMAQNMYQPVRGFFWDILHTQHRAATDVYAFMFLADVVDFIIIIFGFWAFGKHSAAADITSSLSDDQVPEAFLVMLLIQFTTMVIDRALYLRKTVLGKLIFQVILVFSIHLWMFFILPAVTERLFSLNTVAQLWYFVKCIYFSLSAYQIRCGYPTRILGNFLTKKYNHLNLFLFQGFRLVPFLVELRAVMDWVWTDTTLSLSNWMCVEDIYANIFIIKCSRETEKKYPQPKGQKKKKIVKYGMGGLIILFLVAIIWFPLLFMSLVRSVVGVVNHPIDVTVTLKLGGYEPLFTMSAQQQSIQPFTPQDYEALTNEFERQPVAMQFITLYGYEDIVTARIEGSSGSLWSISPPSREQMRRELQNGSSDITLRLTWTFQRDLGKGGTVEHTFDKHTTDLQPGAPQRMELAQLLQGTRDSPVQVPKLFPKYIRAPNGPEANPVKQLLPDGEDSYLDVEVQLKRERARAGRGGDSFLEWWVVRLKEAPPHDGNILPMVIFNDKVSPPSLGFLAGYGIMGLYVSIVLVIGKFVRGFFSEISHSIMFEELPCVDRILKLCQDIFLVRETGELELEEELYAKLIFLYRSPETMIKWTREKE; encoded by the exons ATGGAGCGGCGGGCGCTGTGCGCCGGGCTGTACTGGCTACTGCTGCCGCTCGCCCTGCTCGCCG cctgcctCTTCCGCTTCAACGTCCTCTCCCTGGTGTACCTGctcttcctgctgctcctgccatggTTCCCGGGGCCCACCCCGCGCTCGGCCGGAG GTCACACTGTCCGCCTCCTCAAAGCTCTGCTGGGGACcagcatcctcttcctcctcgcccACTTCGTTTTCCAAATATGCCTGTACACGCTGCCCATCCTGGACCAGCTGCTGGGGCCCAGCT GCAGCACCTGGGAGGTCCTTGCCCGGCACATCGGGGTCACCAG gcTGGACTTGAGCGACATCCCCAACTCGGTGCGTCTGGTGGCACCCGACGTTGGCATCCTGCTGGTCTCgtccctctgcctctgcctgtgccGCCACCTCGTCCCCAAGGCCGGTGCTGTCGCCCGCAGCCGGAGGCCGGAGTCCCTGGAGCCCCCTGAGCGG ggggaagagcaggacGTGGAGCGGCACGGTGATGCGGCCGATGGGGACACGCCGCTCAGCACCAGGCTGCGGGTGACGGCTCActggctgctctggctggccGGGAAGGGCCTGGCCATCCTGCTGCTGGCCTTGGCCG GGATCACCCTGCCCTCCGCCTCCTCCAGCGTCTACTACCTGCTCTTCGTGGGGTTGTGCACCTGGTGGGCCTGCCACCTCCCCGCCAGCCGCCTGGCCTTCGACACCCTCTGCGTCCTCATCGGCGTCTATGCGggcagccacctcctctgccTCTATGCCTACCAGACACCCTTCGTCCAGGGGGTCTTCCCGCCCCCCACCATCTGGGCACG GGTGTTTGGCTTCAAGGACATCATCCTCTACCGCAACTGCTCCTGGCCCAACGCCCTGGTGCTCAACACCGACCACCCCTGGCCTGTCTACGCCAACCCCGGCATCCTGCTCCTGCTCTACTACACCGTGGCCACCCTGGTGAAGCTGCGCCGGCTGGATGCCAgg AGAACTGCGGCACCGGCACAGCCACCGGCAAGGTCCCCGGAGAGGGAACTGGTGGAGCTGGAGAGCTGGCCCAAGGACACCGATGGCGTGGCTGAGGACACCAAG cccatgCTGTCCCCCAGCACCGGGAAGCCAGGCGCTGGGGCTGAGAACTGCACCATCCACGTTATGGGCAACTCGCCGCAGCCGGGTAAGTCCATGCCCACCACCGCCTCCCCCTTCCTGTGGCCAGCCCGTGGCCCGGGGGGTGGCTCACGGTCCCCCTCCCCGCGGCCAGGCAGGAGGCGTCCGGCGGACCGGCTGCCCCTGCACGCCTTGGGCCATGTCATCATGAAGCAGAGCTACGTCTGCGCCCTCATCGCCATGATG GTGTGGAGCATCACCTACCAGAGCTGGCTGACCTtcgtgctgctgctctgggcatgCCTCATCTGGACGGTGCGGAGCCGGCATCACTTCGCCATGCTCTGCtcgcccttcctcctcctctacGGCATCGCCCTCTGCAGCCTGCAGTACGTCTGGGGCATGGATCTGGCCCCCGAGCTGCCCACCCGCGTCGGCTTCATGAGCCTcaagcagctggggctggagcaccccACATATCCCTGCTTGGACCTGGGGGCCAAG CTCCTGTTCACCCTCaccttctggctgctgctgcgggAGTTCGTTAAGGAGAAGCTGCTAACGAGGAGGTCCCCAGCCACCCCGCTCCTGGAGGTGACCGTCTCAGACGCGG AGCCCAGCCGGCAGCGGGACATTCTgaaggccctgggggtcctggtgcgGGATTTCTACGCCAAATACTGGATCTGCGTCTGCGCCGGCATGTTCATCGTGGTGAGCTTCGCCGGGCGCCTCGTCGTCTACAAGATCGTCTACatgctcctctttctcctctgcctcACCCTCTTCCAG gtGTACTACAGCCTGTGGCGCAAGGTTCTGAAGGGCTTctggtggctggtggtggcgTACACCATGCTGGTGCTCATCGCCGTCTACACCTTCCAGTTTGAAGACTTCCCCATGTACTGGAGGAACCTGACGGGCCTCACCTATGAGCA gctgggcGACCTGGGCCTGGAGCAGTTCAGCGTCTCCGAGCTCTTCTCCAGCACCCTCATCCCAGGCTTCTTCCTCCTGGCCTGCATCCTCCAGCTCCATTACTTCCACCGGCCGTTCATGCACATCACTGACCTGGACCACATCCCCGCTGCCACCCCGTCACCCTGCCACATCCCCAG GCCTGAGGAGCTGCACGGGAGCCGGCTCCTGCGGGATGTGGCTGCTGCCGACAGCGCCGAGACGGGCGACTCTGATACCGCGTCGCAGG TGCCCACCAAATGGGGGCTGGTGCTGGAGCGCCTGATCGTGCTGGGCTGGACCTTCTCGGACACGCTCACCCGTGGGCAGGTCTTCGTGAGGCGCCTGCTGGAGCTCCACATCCTCAAGCTGGTGGCCCTCTACACCGTCTGGGTGGCCCTGCAGGAG GTATCGCTGATGAACTTcttgctggtgctgctgtggACCTTCGCCATGCCCTACTGCCGCTTCCGCCACATGGCCTCCTGCCTCTCCACCGTCTGGACCTGCATCATCATTGTCTGCAAGATGCTCTACCAGCTCAAGATTGTTGACCCCAGCGAGTACTCCAGCAACTGCACTCAG CCCCAGCTCAACGGCACCAACCTGAgcccggaggagatgggcaacTCCACGCTGTACCGTGGTCCCGTGGACCCTGCCAACTGGTTCGGCATCCGCAAGGGCTACCCCAACCTGGGCTACATCCag AACCacctcctggtgctgctgctgctggtgttcgAGGCGGTGGTGTACCGGCGCCAGGAGTACTACCGCAAGCAGCACCAGCTGGTGGCCCCCGTCACCGAGACCATCTTTGAGGACATCTCCCGCGAGCACCTCGACCACGGCCTCGGCAGCTGTGCCAAATACTTCCTCAATTACTTCTACTACAAGTTTGGCTTGGAG atCTGCTTCCTGATGACGGTGAACGTGATCGGGCAGCGGATGAACCTGATGGTGATCCTGCACGGCTGCTGGCTGGTCGTCATCCTGACGCGGCGTCGGCGGGCGGCCATCGCCCGCCTCTGGCCCAAATACTGCCTCTTCCTCGtcatcttcttcctctgccaGTACCTGCTGTGCGTGGGCATGCCGCCCGCCCTCTGCGTCG ACTATCCGTGGCGCTGGAGCCGGGACATCCCCTTCAACTCGGCGCTCATCAAGTGGCTCTACCTGCCCGACTTCTTCGTGCCCCCTAAGTCCACCAACCTCATCA ATGACTTCGTGCTGCTGCTGTGCGTGGCCCAGCAATGGCGGGTGTTCGAGGCCGAGCGCACCGAGGAGTGGCTGCGGGCGGCTGGCGAGAACGCCGACCGGCTCGACCTGGCGCGGGACCCCCACAACCCCACGCCCAACTTCATCCACTGCCG GTCATACCTGGACATGGCAAAGGTGGTGGTTTTCCGCTACCTCTTCTGGTTCGTCCTGGTGGTGGTCTTCATCACCGGTGCCACCCGCATCAGCCTCTTCGGCCTCGGCTACCTGCTGGCCTGcttctacctcctcctcttcGGCACTGCCATGCTGCGCAAGCCGGCGCGGGCTCGCCTCGTGCTCTGGGACTGCCTCATCCTCTACAACATCACCGTCATCATCTCCAAAAACATGCTGTCG ctcctctcctgcGTCTTCGTGCAGCAGATGCAGAGCAACTTCTGCTGGGTGATCCAGCTCTTCAGCCTGGTCTGCACCGTCAAGGGCTACTACGACC CCAAGGAGATGGGCAAGGACCAGGACTGCTCGCTGCCCGTGGAGGAGGCGGGCATCATCTGGGACAGCATctgcttcttcttcctcctgctccagcgCCGCGTCTTCCTCAGCTACTACTACTTGCACGTCATGCTGGACCTCCAGGCCTCTGCCCTGCAGGCTTCCAG GGGTGTCGCGCTGTTCAAGGCCAGCACCCTGAAGAGCATGCGCTCCCACCGGCTAGCCGAGAAGAAGTCGCTGGCCCAGCTGAAGCGGCA GATGGAGCGGATCCGAGCCAAGCAGGAGAAGTACCACCAGGAGCGGCTGCCCAGAAGCACTGCCGAGGGGGAGGATGAGGCCAGCCCAG CACCCGGCAGCCCGGTGGACCCTTCCCGGCAGAGGGAGCGGTGGTGGCGGCCATGGTTAGACCACGCCGCAG TGCTGCATTCGGGGGAATACTTCCTCTTCGAGTCagacagcgaggaggaggaggaggcgatgcTGGAGGAACCGCGGCCGGGCAGGCAGAGCGCCTTCCAG CTCGCCTACCAGGCCTGGGTGACCAACACCAGGACGgcgctgcagcagcaggagcagatggAGGCACCCGGTGCCGAGGTCGCTGCAG GGGACAGCGGAAGGAGAGAGGAGTTGGAGGCACACGAAGAGGCTGAAggccaggaggaagaagaggaggaaggctctG AGCGGAGCAACGTGGTGCAGCGGGCGCTGAACACCCTGCGGTTCCTGTGGGTGCTGTGCCGGGCCATGGTGGACGGGCTGACCCAGTGGCTGGACGCCTGCACCCGGGAGCACGCCGACATGTCCAACGTCCTGCGCCTCGAGAGATACGTCCTCACGCGCCGCCTGGCCACG GGAGAGGATGTGCACCGTGGGGTCCTGGACGAGCTCTACCTGCTGCCACCGGAGGAACCCCCCGAGGAGTCGAGCCCACAGGGGTCAGGGGGTGCGGACCCCCAAAACGGCGTCGCTTCCAG cGGGCACCAAGGAGACACCCCTGCCCCGGAAGGATACCCGCtgcccaggggcagccaggagccGGTGATCTCGGGGTCccgggaggaggtggctgggtcTCAGGAGCTCCTGGCCCTGCCCCAGAACCGGAGCCGGACGGCCAGCGAGCTCCTCCTGAGCAG GCGGCTGTACTTCCCTGAGCTGGAAGAGTCCGAGAAGTTTTATCAGTCCCACAACCGGttcctgaagctgctgctggccGGGTACCGCTGCGTGGCTGCCCACTCCGAGCTGCTCTGCTACTTCATCATCATCCTCAACAACATGGTGACCGCCTCCGtcatctccctcttccttcccatcctCGTCTTCCTCTGGGCCATGCTCTCCATCCCCAGGCCCAGCAAGCGGTTCTGGATGACGGCCATCATCTTCACTGAG GTCATGGTGGTGGTGAAATACCTCTTCCAGTTTGGGTTCTTCCCCTGGAACGGCTATGCCATGCTGGTGCGCAATGAGGGCAAGCCCTTCTTCCCACCCCGCATCCTGGGTTTGGAGAAGACCGACCGCTACATCAAGTACGACCTCATCCAGCTCCTGGCGCTCTTCTTCCATCGCTCCCTGCTGCTG GcctatgggctgtgggaccatgaGGAGGACCCCTTCCCCAAGAAGAAGGCAGAGGTGGAGCGGgtggaagatgaggaagaagaggagaggcGGGCAGAAGCAGTGTCCCCACCGCTGCCGGTGGGTGAGGAAGGGACGGAGGCGCTGGCAGAGCCGGAGCCACCGGGctcagccgtggggctggagccagAGGGCGATGCCGTGGGGCAGGAAGAGGGGACCAAGGCCACACAGCTCCGCTTCAGGAGGAAGAGGTGGCGGGGGAAGAAGAAGCTGGAGACGGCTCCGGAGGAAG AgcatggggaggaggagaaggaggagaaggagaaggaggagaaggaggaggaggagaaggaggaggaggaggaagaagaggcaaaaCAGAGCCATGCTCAGAAGAAGCTGAAGGCGTTTGGGCTGCGGGTCAAGCTCTTCTTCCTCACCAT ggcGCAGAACATGTACCAGCCGGTGCGTGGATTCTTCTGGGACATCCTGCACACCCAGCACCGGGCAGCCACTGATGTCTACGCCTTCATGTTCCTGGCTGACGTGGTcgacttcatcatcatcatcttcggCTTCTGGGCGTTTGGG AAACACTCAGCGGCCGCCGACATCACCTCCTCGCTGTCGGATGACCAAGTGCCAGAGGCCTTCCTGGTCATGCTGCTCATCCAGTTCACCACCATGGTCATCGACCGTGCGCTCTACCTCCGCAAGACCGTGCTGGGCAAGCTCATCTTCCAGGTCATCCTGGTCTTCAGCATCCACCTCTGGATGTTCTTCATCCTGCCAGCAGTCACGGAAAG GTTGTTCAGCCTCAACACGGTGGCCCAGCTGTGGTACTTCGTGAAGTGCATCTACTTCTCGCTGTCAGCCTACCAGATCCGCTGCGGCTACCCCACCCGCATCCTGGGCAACTTCCTCACCAAGAAATACAACCACCTCAACCTCTTCCTCTTCCAAGG GTTTCGCCTCGTGCCCTTCCTGGTGGAGCTGCGGGCTGTCATGGACTGGGTCTGGACGGACACCACGCTGTCCCTCTCCAACTGGATGTGCGTGGAGGACATCTATGCCAACATCTTCATCATCAAGTGCAGCCGCGAGACAGAGAAG AAATACCCCCAGCCCAAGgggcagaagaagaagaagatcgTGAAGTATGGCATGGGGGGCCTCATCATCCTCTTCCTCGTGGCCATCATCTGGTTCCCGCTGCTCTTCATGTCGCTGGTGCGCTCCGTGGTGGGCGTTGTGAACCACCCCATCGATGTCACTGTCACCCTCAAACTGGGGGGGTACGAG CCGCTGTTCACCATGAGCGCCCAGCAGCAATCCATCCAGCCCTTCACCCCCCAGGACTACGAAGCTCTCACCAACGAGTTTGAGAGGCAGCCG GTGGCCATGCAGTTCATCACGCTCTACGGCTACGAGGACATCGTGACGGCCCGCATCGAGGGCAGCTCGGGATCGCTCTGGAGCATCAGCCCCCCCAGCCGGGAGCAGATGCGACGGGAGCTGCAGAACGGCTCCTCCGACATCACCCTCCGCCTCACCTGGACCTTCCAGAG GGACCTGGGCAAGGGGGGGACGGTGGAGCACACCTTCGACAAGCACACCACCGACCTGCAGCCCGGCGCGCCCCAGCGCATGGAgctggcccagctgctgcagggcacccGCGACTCCCCCGT GCAAGTGCCCAAACTCTTCCCCAAATACATCCGGGCACCCAACGGCCCTGAAGCCAACCCAgtgaagcagctgctgccag atGGGGAGGACAGCTACTTGGATGTGGAGGTGCAACTGAAACGGGAGCGTGCACGTGCCGGCCGAGGAGGTGACAGCTTCTTGGAGTGGTGGGTGGTGCGGCTGAAAGAGGCCCCCCCACACGACGGCAACATCCTCCCCATGGTCATCTTCAACGATAAAGtcagcccccccagcctgggcttcTTGGCTGGCTATGG GATCATGGGGCTGTACGTCTCCATCGTGCTGGTAATCGGGAAGTTCGTGCGGGGCTTCTTCAGCGAGATCTCGCACTCCATCATGTTCGAGGAGCTGCCCTGCGTGGATCGCATCCTGAAGCTGTGCCAGGACATCTTCCTGGTGCGGGAGACGGGCGAGctggagctggaagaggagctctACGCCAAGCTCATCTTCCTCTACCGCTCCCCCGAGACTATGATCAAGTGGACACGGGAGAAGGAGTaa